In Carassius auratus strain Wakin chromosome 37, ASM336829v1, whole genome shotgun sequence, the DNA window GAAGTGGTGCGCGGACCCTCGGGCCTGTGTTCGTCTCTTACGTCTACACCATCCTGGGACCCCGATGGGCTTTCAGTGTTATATGTGGCATAGTACTAGCTGCAGTCGTTCACCTCAGTGCTATGTACAATCGACTCATTGCCTTCTCTGTACGCCATGGAAGGATTAATGACTAGGGATGTTCTCTTTGGTTATTTTTCCTAAGCGATAGTTAACTGTTAACCGActagattattttaaatgagaactgaattaaattagaaaggataagtgtATGTGACCCGttaaaatactaacatttgttaaagcaaaccttttttaattatttggataaattactgaaagaataattaaatgactttttttgatTGTATTAATCAGTTAAATCTTCTTACGGTCGGTTAACCAGTTAAAATGAGCATCCCTATCAATAATGTCATGACTGACAGGTGCCTCCACCAACTACACAAGGACAAGAGAAATGGGCCTGACTTAAAGATGGAAAACATCATGTATGTTCATTCATAGACAATTGTATAAATTGTTTAGCTTTTTGTGTAGCAAAATCATGATTCTGAAGAGCCTTAAGTGAgtgtacatgtaaatatataataactttattatttctgaatgttgaaCTACAGTTTCTCTTGTTACAGTACTTAAACTGTGTATTGAACCACTATTGAAGCAGCATTACATGGCTCCACATCATAAAAAAGTGAACAACGGCAGACTCTAAAAAGACCCATGTGAACCGCAGTATTATAAATTATTGGCAGCTTAATGGTTTCTGAAGCATCGCAGATTATGAGGCCTAAGGACTGTGCTGTTGTTTAACACTTTAtgattgttttggttttaataatCTATTTTTAATAACTCAAATTTCTGGTGTTGTAAAACCTTAACAAATGTGTCAGGTGATTTATGTAAATCTACGTTGATGGGACAGGCTTGAAGGCaatgttgttgtttctttctttttaataacaCTAAGCTTAAAAAAAACTAGATGCTGAGCATCACATGATTTTGGTTGAATCCATAATTACTGCTGATTATCAACTACAAGACCATTTTAAATTCAAGCCAAATGTGTTTTGCTTGTCAAAGCTCATAGAATTTTAAAGTAGAATATTTCTTGAAAACTGgcaataaattgtttttgaaaacagGAAGTATGACATGCTTTCTGAggccaataatttttttaatacattaattcttttttaatatattaaagatTATATATTTAACAAGATATCTGTTTGTCATTTTTGAAACATACAAAAAAAGGACCCATTACAGTTATACAGTGGTTGTATTCAATGGTTTTATCCACAGATCGTCACTGTTTGAGCCACATAAGCTGGAACAAAGCTTCTTTGAAATGCCACTCCAGACCGTGGATGAGGTTTGTTCAGACAACGTGTCGATTGTACTGAGAAAGTTCTAGTGTAGGATGAGCTTGTGACAAAAACAGGATGCAAAAAGACCACTGTGGCTGTACATACACAGCAACCCTCTTATATACATGTAGGTTTAACACCAGTTAGTCGTTTGACACTTCGTGATCTCACTTTGTGATTATGATGCAATTTTCACCAGCCACAAAACCATCGTTCTTGTAATGCACTGCAAGTAAGATCATGTAACTGATCTTCTCCTCATGTTCATAGTTGTGGATTTTCCAGCAGTGTTTCAACAGGCCTGAAGCACCACGATCCACCACATCCGGCACAATCATTCTGTTTGCAAAATGTGTAAGAGAATTTAATATCAGAGTAGAGttgaaaaaacacttttgaaGTGCCCAGGTTtcaagtaagtttttttttttgttttttttttaagttaaatataataaccctggtttatAATCACCATTTATTGTATTTCTTAGGACAGGCTCCAAGTTTGTGTTTTTGGCTGCCACAGTTGAAAGTTGAAACAGCCAGTTTGGCTCGTGCCACAATGGTGATCAGGGAGAGCACAGTGACCACATGAGGAACAATGATGCCATGCTGGAGAGAGAATAAGAGCAGAAAGAAAGTGGGGAGAGAGTAAGAAATAAACACAGgaaacagtttaaataaattcagaTATGCTTACAAGGTTTCACAGACCGTCCACATTCTTGGCCATCCTGTGAGATAAACAGGGAAATGTCATTTAAGATATATTCCTATTCCAGAGACAGACTTAGACAACAGAAATTTCCTTTGATGGGCACATGTCACACTTTGGATGGTGTTTACTGctgacatacagtacagaccaaaagtttggacacaccttctcattcaaagagttttctttattttcatgactatgaaaatagtagattcacactgaaggcatcaaggtctatttgagcaagaaggagagtgatggggtgctgcgccagatgacctggcctccacagtcaccggacctgaacccaatcgagatggtttaggggtgagctggaccgcagacagatggcaaaagggccaacaagtgctaagcatctctcggggaactccttcaagactgttggaagaccatttcaggtgactacctcttgaagctcatcaagagaatgccaagagtgtgcaaagcagtaatcaaagcaaaaggtggctactttgaagaacctacaatatgacatattttcagttgattCACACTTGTTTgttatataattccacgtgttcatagttttgatgccttaagtgtgtgtggcgagtggggcggggccgagaggcgtgggaacgaggagtgaggccaggtgtagtgattgaagatgagctgcacctgcgccccaccgccagtatcgagtcccacgtaggagatggaaggatataaaactcgagcgacgaccgtgaaggacgagagaggaccaggcctgggacattattttatgttttggcttttatttgtctgttttgtgtttatttttgaatattaaagtgatttttgactgtgcgccggttcccgcctccttcttcccgatgtttACAAAGGTTATATCGTtacagtgtgaatctacaattttcatatgaaaataaagaaaactcttgaGAAGGtgcgtccaaacttttggtcagtACTGTAAACTGCAAAATCTGAGAAGGAATGAAAAATATTAGAGGTAATTATTAAACTACCTTGAAGCagttaataaaagcatttatagCAAATTACACtccaaaataaaatgattaagagCATGTTTAATCCTCAATGCAATtgaaatatgtatgttttttatttatttatatatctcttCTGGgtcaaaacaagctgtttgtttttttgtgcacaTGTAACTTTCATCCTTTGGTAGATGATATCTTTGGGGCTCAGATTGGTGAATAGTGGAACAGGTGACTTCTTACGGCCTGGCTGTCTTATATAGAGGGTGGTTATCATAATCAACCCGAGAATGAAGAATAACACTGGACTATTAAACCCTGTAAATgttttatgatatttatatttatgtttatttatatttattaacattaacaaaatattcatatatatatatatatatatatatatatatatatatatatatatatatatatatatatatatatatataaaataaatcatgcatGGCTTAGGAAAGAACGCCGTTCCTCATGCCTTTATTCTGATATTTCCAGGTGATTGACATCTGAGAGAAACTGTTGGTTAGCGGCTTCACTAGGCCTCCAAATGGGGGTCTGTTACATTGACTTCCTTGGCTCCTCCCTCCTCACTCAGAAAGCCTTGAGTAAACATGACCGCTTCCTGCACAACAGCGTTATCTTGACTTATCAGAATGTACTACAGTGACCACATTTGACGTCAAAggactttttgttttttacctcaTCATCAAAAAGGTGATGGTTGAACATATTTATAGCAGCAGAACTCCTCTTGCCCGTTAAACTGCCAGTACCTAAGAGGGCAGAAAAACAAAGAGGTTGATGGCTGCAAAATGCATGTAGTGCAAGTGTCAACGTGCATTTCAGAACAGCTAAATAATAAAGCCACAATCTGCCGCTATTTCCAAAACACTGCAGGTCAGCAAGAGCAGACATAATCCTGTCAGttataaaaccacacacacacacgcacacatttatATGCATATTCAGCAGGCTTTGGCTTGTTAAAAGGGGCTACACAACTTTTTCAACACATTCCACAGATGAACATAAAAGTGCTTGCAGGAGGACGACCAAATGCATACACTTACTCTCTTGTCAGTCTTTTAGGTAACGGTAAGtgattttattgcatatttcagtgaCAAAGAACACAACTAACTGACGTTTTCATTAAGATATAGACAGTATTAGACTTTTTAAGCACTTCAAGAACTGTGTAACTTGATAATAAGCTGATGTTAATGGATAAGCCTTGTGTTCAGGCTTCTTAAAAAGTGtgattacatttcaaattttcagtTCCTTGCTTTGGCTACgcatatataaatacaactgTTGGCCTTCATTGTGTTCTAGTAAAGGCTTGCTGAGACATTTTGTGCATTAGCAAGAAATCAGAAGTCATGAGTCAGAAGTCATGTCCTCTGAGAAAAACTAATTTAGAACATTTTGTACTTTTTGCATTTTGCCTTACATTCACTGGATACTGCAACCGTATGAACATTAAAAACTACTGTGATGCTACTGATGTTTCTGCACATATAATGCCATTAGCTCAGAGAACTTGGAGAGATGGCAGAGAAAGACTTTAGGTCTTTATCAGAGGAAATCAGTTCCTTCTGTCTGGTTGCTGAGGCTCGTTCTGGGACACAAGTTATCCAGCCCTTCCCACGCTCTCCAAAACTGATCAGGAGAACTGGAGCCATCTCTCCAAAACCCTTAGAGGTAATGACAGATTTTCTAACCTGCCAGAAAAATACATATAAGAATGCCATGAATATTGTTAAAAGTtgaacataaaaatgaataaactttaAGACttgctttaattttaaaatatttaggctTGGTAAGATtgatatatatactttatatatatatatatatacagtattgttcaaaataatagcagtacaatgtgactaaccagaataatcaaggtttttcgtatatttttttattgctaagtggcaaacaagttaccagtaggttcagtagattctcagaaaacaaatgagacccagcattcatgatatgcacgctcttaaggctgtgcaattgggcaattagttgaattagttgaaaggggtgtgttcaaaaaaatagcagtgtggcattcaatcactgaggtcatcaattttgtgaagaaacaggtgtgaatcaggtggcccctatttaaggatgaagccaacacttgttgaacatgcatttgaaaactgaggaaaatgggtcgttcaagacattgttcagaagaacagcgtactttgattaaaaagttgattagagaggggaaaacctataaagaggtgcaaaaaatgataggctgttcagctaaaatgatctccaatgccttaaaatggagagcaaaaccagagagacgtggaagaaaacggaagacaaccatcaaaatggatagaagaataaccagaatggcaaaggctcagccaatgatcacctccaggatgatcaaagacagtctggagttacctgtaagtactgtgacagttagaagacgtctgtgtgaagctaatctattttcaagaatcccccgcaaagtccctctgttaaaaaaaaggcatgtgcagaagaggttacaatttgccaaagaacacatcaactggcctaaagagaaatggaggaacattatgtggactgatgagagtaaaattgttctttttgggtccaagggccacaggcagtttgtgagacgacccccaaactctgaattcaagccacagtacacagtgaagacagtgaagcatggaggtgcaagcatcatgatatgggcatgtttctcctactatggtgttgggcctatttatcgcataccagggatcatggatcagtttgcatatgttaaaatacttgaagaggtcatgttgccctatgctgaagaggacatgcccttgaaatggttgtttcaacaagacaatgacccaaaacacactagtaaacgggcaaagtcttggttccaaaccaacaaaattaatgttatggagtggccagtccaatctccagaccttaatccaattgagaacttgtggggtgatatcaaaaatgctgtttctgaagcaaaaccaagaaatgtgaatgaattgtggaatgttgttaaagaatcatggagtaaatattagtttagtgattcacaggattgctaaatcccagaaaaaaaaatgtttgtacaaaatagttttgagtttgtacagtcaaaggtagacactgctatttttttgaacacacacctttcaactaattgcccaattgcacagccttaagagcgtgcatatcatgaatgctgggtcttgtttgttttctgagaatctactgaacctactggtaacttgtttgccacgtagcaataaaaaatatactaaaaaccttgattattctggttagtcacattgtactgctattattttgaacaatactgtatatatatatatatatatttaaggattactttttttaagtcttatgctcaccaaggctgcagtaCATATAAGATCATAatacactgaaaataattatattgtaaaatgttattacaatttaaataacttttctatttcaaTAGAGAGTGTCatgaaaaaataattctaatatgctgatttggtgctcaagaaacatttcttattgttatcaatgttgataaACGctttgctgctcaatatttttgtggacaaatatacaaaaatgataacagctttcagggttctttgatgaatagaacattcaaaagaacataatttcttGAATTTTCAAATTTTCGAATTTTGAATTAAATTCCAACCTCAAACCTTTGAGCAGGAGTGTGCAgtaataaatcaataattcaaaaacataataattgtGTAAACAGCTGCCAGTCTGGTTGGAGGACTTGAAGAAGGAGAGGAAAAGAACAGAGTACCATCTGGAGTCTATTAAAAAGCGGCAAGCAAACCTGAATGTAAGCTGATTTGATTTTGAACTGTGATTTATATGACCGGTGGTTGGTTGTGATGGGCTTGGTGGCATCAGCCAAACAAGGAAGTTGATCTGAGGCAAGAACAGTTCCCACATTATCTTCTGAATAACAGTCTCTGATGAATCATTCAAAATAAGACCAAGAAAGAAGACTGAATGTGATAAAGCCTCAACTCTGCTGTAAattacaaacattattaaataactaATGAAGCATACATCTCTGCTGAAGACGAGTTCAGAGGCAATGAAGCAGCAGGTACAGGAGTGCTTTGAAGAGCTACTTATGGCTCTGCAGAGGGATGAGAAAGCTGTTCTGGACATGATAGAGCAAGACCGCCGTGAGACCAGCAGTAAACTAAACCGAATTCTTCAAGACTGGAATCAACACCTTGGTCTCCTGCAGAAACACATCAGCACTATTCAGTCAGCTCAACAGAGCTCCGCAGAATCCATGAAGCAGGTAACCATCAAATGAAACGTGTTTTTCATGTCATTGTTATAATCTTGTTGACAAAATCTGTGGATCACATATATTCTCTTCTGCTTGTTCTCTGTTTTCAGCCTTTTCCTGAGGATTTTACGTAAGGCCATGtttttaaatttcacaaataatggaTATTGTGTTAGGTCTTTAATACAAATGTTTTACAGCAACATGCATTAGTTCTCTTTAATCAGAAGCAAACATGATATACATTACAATGTAATGTGCAAATTACAATGAATAAAGTTAAACATCTATATAACTCCAATGTATCTTATTCAAGTAGCTGTCATAAGAAACTGGACCCAGCTGAAGAGGAGATCAAAATGAATGAGGAAAGGATCCAGAAGCTCATGAAGGTTCTTAGGAACATCTCAAAAGATCTGAAAGCCCAGCTACAACGAAAGAACCtgatgctgggtaacaccattaGCCCCTGAAATCCATCATTTTGATCTGTAGAAATCAAGTTCATGCtaaatatattcttatatattcatacacaaacacacacacacacacacacacacacacacacacacacacacacacacacacacacacacacacatatatatatatatatatatatatatatatatgtgtgtgtgtgtgtgtgtgtgtgtgtacagtattgttcagaaaaatagcagtacaatgtgactaaccagaataatccaggtttttagtatatttttatttgctacgtgacaaacaagttaccagtaggtgcAGTAGATTCTCAGTAAACAAATAAGACCAGCATTCATGATgtgcatgctcttaaggctgtgcatttgggcaattagttgaatgggtgtgttcaaaaaatagcagtgtggcagttgtgacgacccccaaactctgaattcatgCCACattacacagtgaagacagtgaagcatggaggtgcaagcatcatgatatgggcatgtttctcctactatggtgttgggcctatttatcgcataccagggatcatggatcagtttgcatatatcaaaatacttgaagaggtcatgttgccctatgctgaagaggacatgctcttgaaatggttgtttcaacaagacaatgaccccaaacactCTAGTAAATGaacaaagtcttggttccaaaccaacaaaattaatgttatggagtggccagcccaatcccGGACCTTAATCCAAtcgaacttgtggggtgatataaaaaatgctgtttctgaagcaaaaccaagaaatgtgaatgaattgtggaatgttgttaaagaatcatggagtggaataacagctgagaggtgccacaagttggttgactccatgccacacagatgtcaagcagttttaaaaaacggtggtcatacaactaaatattagtttagtgattcacaggattgctaaatcctaGAAACAAAAacgtttgtacaaaatagttttgagtttgtacagtcaaaggtagacactgctatttttttgaacacacccctttcaactaattgcccgattgcacagccttaagagcgtgcatatcatgaatgctgggtcttgtttgttttctgacaatctactgaacctactggtaacttgtttgccacgaagcaataaaaaatatactaaaaacctggattattctggttagtcacattgtactgctattattttgaacaatactgtatcatGAAAACCATATATGCACAATGCATCATGgtttgcacaaaaaatatttagcagcataacggttttcaaaatgtttcttgGGCATTATTCTATATATCATACTGTATTGGAAGGATTAGTTAatggataataagaaatgttctgaATGTGTTGTAAATCAGCTGTTTCTGAATATTCTTGCGTTTTATCTTGACAGACTCCTCTAATGTGGTGTTTGACAAACGGACCTGTCACAAACAGATCAAGGTGACCTCAGAAGGACGGGGCCTGTGCCTTTCCTCAGAGGACTGCAACATTCCAAATGACCCTCAAAGGTTTGATCAGTTATACTGCGCCTTGGGCACTGTTGCTGTTAAATCTGGGCAGCACTACTGGGAGGTAGATGTGCACTGTTGTTCATCGTGGGCTGTGGGCATGGCTTATGGTAGCCTACAGAGGAGAGGTCGGGAAAAAGGTGCCAAGCTTGGACGGAACAGGTGCTCGTGGAGTCTTGAGTTTCAGGATGGGCATCTTACGGCCTGGCACAACGATCGACATGTGGCACTACCAGTCACAGCAGCTCGGGCAGCACCGAACAGAGTAGGGGTGTTTGTTAAATATCAGAAGGGTCGTTTGGTGTTTTATGATGCTGAGACTATGAGAACGCTGCAGGAGTTTTCAGCTGTGTTTGACAGAGCACATCATCAATTCACTGAGCCTCTCTACCCAGCCTTCCGCTTTTTTTCACCCAAAGACAAAGGCCATCATCATATGGAAATCTGCAATCTCAGTCTTTAATTATTGTTAGCAATATTGAAAACGGCTGtgctgttaataaaaaaaaacatttatttaaagaataaatctttggtaacattattttataatattattgtcacttttgattaatttatttgatccagTCTTTGAACagaagtgttaatttctttaaaagaccccaaacttttgtatggTAATGTATGTTAGACTTCTTAGATACAGGAAATCTCTCTGAGCATCAGTTATTAATACTGCAAGTATACTAACTTGTACCAAAAAAGCAAGGTAAACTTTAAAGAACAGTCTACTGTTCTACCTTAtgcaaaacaatgtaaaaatgaagcgttcagatgcaaaagcctctaagtgccatctgaaatgttcttctaaaattagcatttttatcaggctcctatgtttaggttcagtaattttACTTCAGTGGCAATGTATAGGTCCTTCTCtgtgctattaaagtgaaataaattaacattaatacaggagcctgataaaaatgctaattttagatgaaaatttcagatgccACTTAAAGGCTTTTGTGTCTTAACTCTTCAAATATAGTATAGGATTAAACTCCAAATACTCAAAAAGAGTGGCACACCCTCTTAAACAATTTTAATGATATGTGGCTATTTAAGCTTGTATTTGCAAAGAATTATGTTGTATTGTGTTTACCTGTTATCAATAAACAGCAATAAACTCTTCATTGTGGGTGTCTTGGCCTCCATAATTTAGTCACCTTATGTAATCTGTGATTGTGTAAGAGAGAATCATTCAATTGCTAAGTGTTACAAATGTGGAGATACATTACATTGGATATTTTGCCAGTTTTACTACAGGAAAATAACTGGACGcactttaagactttttaaatatattaaatatattttatgaatgattttgGTGGGTCTGTTTATCTCCAATAAACAGACATGCCAATATCTTATTTGATGAGTGTAGCATGgatgattaatttttaaaataaaagttatttaccTAGAGCAATATTACTGATGACTGAAAAGAGGCATCTTGGAGTTGTTCTGGTCTTCTCTGGCAAGTATACTtgccttaaaggtgctgtagggaacttttgtaaaaaaaaatattttttacatatttattaaacctgtcattatgtcctgacagtagaatatgagatagataatctgtgaaaaaaaatcaagctcctct includes these proteins:
- the LOC113056098 gene encoding tripartite motif-containing protein 14-like isoform X1; this translates as MAEKDFRSLSEEISSFCLVAEARSGTQVIQPFPRSPKLIRRTGAISPKPLELPVWLEDLKKERKRTEYHLESIKKRQANLNTSSEAMKQQVQECFEELLMALQRDEKAVLDMIEQDRRETSSKLNRILQDWNQHLGLLQKHISTIQSAQQSSAESMKQPFPEDFTSCHKKLDPAEEEIKMNEERIQKLMKVLRNISKDLKAQLQRKNLMLDSSNVVFDKRTCHKQIKVTSEGRGLCLSSEDCNIPNDPQRFDQLYCALGTVAVKSGQHYWEVDVHCCSSWAVGMAYGSLQRRGREKGAKLGRNRCSWSLEFQDGHLTAWHNDRHVALPVTAARAAPNRVGVFVKYQKGRLVFYDAETMRTLQEFSAVFDRAHHQFTEPLYPAFRFFSPKDKGHHHMEICNLSL
- the LOC113056098 gene encoding tripartite motif-containing protein 14-like isoform X2, coding for MAEKDFRSLSEEISSFCLVAEARSGTQVIQPFPRSPKLIRRTGAISPKPLELPVWLEDLKKERKRTEYHLESIKKRQANLNTSSEAMKQQVQECFEELLMALQRDEKAVLDMIEQDRRETSSKLNRILQDWNQHLGLLQKHISTIQSAQQSSAESMKQPFPEDFTCHKKLDPAEEEIKMNEERIQKLMKVLRNISKDLKAQLQRKNLMLDSSNVVFDKRTCHKQIKVTSEGRGLCLSSEDCNIPNDPQRFDQLYCALGTVAVKSGQHYWEVDVHCCSSWAVGMAYGSLQRRGREKGAKLGRNRCSWSLEFQDGHLTAWHNDRHVALPVTAARAAPNRVGVFVKYQKGRLVFYDAETMRTLQEFSAVFDRAHHQFTEPLYPAFRFFSPKDKGHHHMEICNLSL